DNA sequence from the Halorussus limi genome:
CTGTCTGGCAGATAGGAGACGAGGTCTGCGACCAGTTGCCGGGCGTGTTCCTCGTCGTCGGCAACGAGGTCGGCGCTCCCCGACTTCTTGGCGTGAACGTCGGGGCCGCCCAGTTCTTCGAGTTCGATGTCCTCGCCCGTGACCATCTTGACCATCCGCGGCGAGGCGATGGCCATCGCGGACATGTCCCGGACCATGATGGTGAAGTCGGCGAAGACGGGGGTGTAGGCCGCTCCGGCGATGCAGGGACCGTAGAGGACACAGATTTGCGGGACGGCACCCGAGAGCATCGAGTGGTTGTAGTAGTACTTCCCGATGCCCTCGCGGTTGGCGAAGAAGCCGGTCTGCTGGTCGATGCGGCCGCCCGAGGAGTCCATCAGGTACAGGACCGGTTTCCCGTTCTTGAGCGCGCGCTGTTGCATCCGGAGGAACTTCTCGACGCCCTTCTCGGCCATCGACCCGGCCTTGACGGTGAAGTCGTTCGCCATGAAGTGCAACTCGCGGCCCTCGAACTCGGCCGCGCCGGTCAGCAGGCCGTCGCCCGGCAGTCGGTCGCCGTTCTCCTCCGCGTCCACCTCCGGGCTATCGGGGTGCCACGCGTCGAAGTTGGCGAACTTCCCGTCCTCGAACAGCAGGCCGTCCTCCCCGAACCAGAGGTCGAGTCGGTCGCGGACGAACAGTTTGCCCTGCTCTTCGAGGCGCTGTTTGTACTTCTCGGGACCGCCCAACTCGATGTCCTCGATTTCGTCCCAGAGCGCCGCCTCGCGCTCGGTCGGCCCGAGGTCGTCGGACTCGGCGATGGCCTCGGCGGTCGCCTCGGCCGCCGGTCCCGGGGCCCCGGCGGGCGCCTCGCGGACCACCGCGGGCGCGTCGGCGTCGCCCACGAACACTTCCACTTCGTCGCGAACGTGTTGGGCGAGCGCCTCCGCGATGGCGGAGGCCTCCTCGTCGGTCGCACCGTCGCTGACGCGGACTCTCATACGGTTGAATCCGGCCAGCGATTTCAAACAGTTTTCCCTTTCGATTCGCCGGAATCTTGCCGCGGTCCGCCGCCGACCCGACGCTGCTCACCCGAACGCGATGAGCGAGATGCCGACGATAGCGACCGCCCCGGCGGCGAGTCGGAGCGCGAAGCGGTCCTCGCCCAACAGCAGACCGCCGAGGACGACGGCGACGATGGCCTGCGTGTTCAGAATCGGCGAGACGACGCTCGCCGGGAGGACTGCGAACGCCCGTGTCATGGTGTGGGTCGCCACCGCGACGACCGCGCCAAGCGCGACGAACTTCGGCACGGCCGGGGCGAACTCGTCGGGCCACCGGCGGGCCGCGACCGGCAGGAGGACGGCCCCGACCCCGCCGGTGTAGACGAGGACCCACACGTCCGCGCGGATGCCCACGCCCTGCAACAGAACGCGAGTCCCCACGTCCACCCCGCCGTAGAGCGCGGCGCTCCCGAGCGCGAGTTGCGCGGGGCGGTGGGTCGCCGCGCGGCGAATCGGCGCGAGCGGGCCGGTGCGCTGGTAGTTGGCGAGGTAGACCGCGAGCGTGGCGAACCCGACGCCGACGACTTGGGGGAGAGTGAGACGCTCGCCGACGAGCAGGACCTCCAGCGGGAGCGTGAACACCGGGACGAGTTTCCCGAGCGGTGCGACGTAGGACACGTCTCCGGCCGAGAGCGCGTAGAGGAGCGCGAGGTACGCCGCGGCGCTGGCGACCAGCACGAGGGCGACCAGCGCGAGCGCCGGGAGGGTCAACTCGCCGAACGCGGGACCGTCGGCGGGCGCGAACAGGACGACCGGGAGGTACCACGCGACCCCGGCCGCGTTGGCCGCGACGATGACGACCGCGGGCGAGAACTCCGAGAAGTACCGCTTGAGGCCGAAGAGGTAGCCGCCCCAGAGGAGCGCCGAGACCGTCGCGTACCAGATGCCGGAACCTACCACGGCGCACCGTTCTCGGTCGCCGGGCAAGAAACGTCCGGCCGAGGCAAGCGTGTCGGGAGTTCGTAGGCGGGATTCGCGGACAGAGATTCGTTGGCGAGAGTTCGTAGGCAGGAGTTCGAAACGAGTCAAGACACCAATGGGTAATTACCACCTGAGACGAATTTTAGATTGTGCGACCGTTTTCTGCTGACGTATAACTATCTAATCCCCGATACATAAGCGAGTGTGCAACGACGAAAGCTAATCGCGGCCCTCGGTGCCGGACTGTTCGCCGGGTGTACCGGTTCCGAATCGACGACTCCGACCACGGACGGGACGTCCGCGACCCCGACGACGGCGGCCGAGGAGGCCGGAACGGACGCGACGACCGGAAGCGAATCCGCGACCGAGACCGACTCGGCGAGCGCGAAGGCGATACGGGTCGGCGAACGAGTGGACGACGAGCAGATGAGCATGGTGGTCCGCGGCGTGGAGAAGACCGAGCAGCTCGGCGAGTTCTCGAAGGCGTCGAGCGGGAACACGTTCGTCGTGGTGCGTCTCGCGGTCAAGAACACGACGACGGACGCTTATCTCGATTTCAGCGGCTTCCTCCAGACCCGACTGAAAGACGGGTCGGACTACACCTACGACCAGACCATCACCGCGAGCGGTCGGACCTTCACCGGCGGGCAACTCGTCCCCGGCGAGGTCGCTCGCGGCGACCTCGTCTACGAGGTTCCGAAGGACGCCTCGGGGCTGACCCTCCAGTTCGACTTCCAAGCGGTCTCGTTCCTGACGCTGGACCGAGTGAGCGTGGACCTCGAATCGGCGGCGAGTTCGGCCGACGACCTGAAGCAGAATCTACAGGTCGACGTACACAGCGAAGGCGACGCCGTCAGCAACGGCGGCGTCGAGGTGATGGTCAACGGCGTGGAGTTCACCGAACAACTCGGCGACCTCACCTCGGCCGGGGAGGGCAAGGAGTTCGCCGTGGTCGACATCGCCACGACGAACGGGACGGGGAAGGCCCAGAACATCTCGACGGCGCTCCAGATGCTCGCCAAGGACGGCCGGGGTCGAACCTACCCGATGAGCGTCGGCGCGGCCGCGTCGCTCGACCGGTCGTACGACCAGACCTCGGCGCTGGCCGACGGCGAGACCCGACGCGGGAAGGTCGCCTACGAGGTCCCGAAAGGTGTCAGTCCGCTCTACTGGGCTTTCGAGTTCTCGCTCTGGACGAACGGCGACAAGACGTTCTGGAAGTTGCGGTAGTCGGCGTCTCCTCGGGCCGGTACGCTTTCCGGCGTCCGGGGCGACGAGACGGACATGGACCTCGACGCTCACTTCGAGGAGTTCGCGGCCCGCGACTGGCAGACCGCCGAGGAGGGGACGGTCCGGGTGGCGTTGGTCGGTCTCGGCGAGTTCGCGCGCGACCACGTCCTGCCCGCGGTGGCGGGCGACGCGGGCGGCCCGACCGACCGCACGTCCTTCTGCGAAGTCACGGCGCTGGTCAGCGGGTCGCCCGAGAAAGCCGAGTCGGTCGCCGACGAGTACGGCGTGGAGACCGTCCTCGACTACGACGAGTTCGAGGCGGGCGAGGGCGTAGACGCCTTCGACGCCGTCTACGTCGCAGGGCCGAACGCGCTCCACCTCGACTACGCCCGGACCGCGGCCGACCACGGCAAGCACGTCCTCTGCGAGAAACCCATCGAGGCGAGCGCCGACCGCGCCCGGGAGATGGTCCGGGCCTGCGAGGACGCGGGCGTGACGCTGATGGTCGGCTACCGGCCGCAGGTCGAACCCGCGACGCGCCGGCTTCGGGGCCTGATTCGGGACGGCGCGCTCGGCGACCCGGTGGCGTTCCACGGCTGGTTCACCGGCCACATCCTCGAACAGGGCGGTCCCGACCAGTGGCGACTCGACCCGGACCTCGCGGGCGGCGGCGCGCTGATGGACGTGGGCGTCTACCCGCTCAACGCGGTCCGGTTCCTGTTCGGGTCGGACCCGGTCGCGGCGCAGGCGACGACCAGCACGCCCGACGCCGAGTTCGAGGGCGTGGACGAACACGTCGCCTTCCAGTTGGAGTTCCCGGAGGGCGAGACCGCCTCCTGCACCGCCAGTTACCGCGCGCAGGACGACGACCGCCTCCGCGTCGTCGGCACCGAGGGGCAGGCCGCGCTGAACCCGGCGTTCAACTCCGAAATCAATCCGACGCTGACGCTCGAAGTCGGCGACGAGCGCGTCGAGTACACCGGGCCGTACGTCAACGAGGTCGCCGAGGAGTTCGACTACTTCGCCCACTGCGTCCTCACCGATACCCGGCCGGAACCCGACGGCCGCGACAGCGTGGCCGACATGGAAGCGGTCGAGGCCATCTACGAGTCGGCAGAGACAGGGCGACAGGTCGAAGTCGGCGAGACGGAGAGTTGACGCACGGCAGGTACTCGACGCCCGGCGGACAATCGGTGGCGCGTCAGGACGAAAGACAGCTTCTCGTGTCTCAAAAGCTGGTATATATTTCTGAAACGTGACTACAGTTAGTTGTCGGAACGCTCGGACCCGTGCCAGACAACCGACCAGTCGGCCGGACTCGGGAGGCCGCACCCCGTCAGCGCGACGAGCGCGACGGTCCCGAGGTGGTCGCCGGCCGCGACCGGGTTCGGCAGGACGCCCGCCGCGACCAGCGCGAACGGCAGGGCCAGCGCGAGCGGAAGGACTGCGGCCCCGCGGACCACCCACTCGGGCGTCGTCCGCGGGAGGTGGGTAATCTCGACGCGGACGAGACCGCCGGTCAGCGCGGTCTGGAGCGTGGTCCACGCGGTGTGCCGACGCGCGTCGGCCGCCGACTCGTCCGACGGGAGGAGGCGGACCGCGTACTCGGCGTCGGTGAACGAGAGCGGGACGACGTGGAGGAGTTCGTGGACGCAGACGCCGACCGCGAGGGTGGCGAGCAGGACGACTCCGACCGAAAGCAAGTGGAGGGGACTGTGCATCCGGCCGACGGTGTTCAGCGCGGGGACTCAACTGTTTCGGAATCCGCGAGACTCCGCAGTCCCGACTCGAACCCACCCGTACCGTCGGGAAAACGTACACGTTCCGAGAAACGGCCGACCGAAAAATCGCCGCGACCGACGGCTCAGAATCCGGCTTCCAGTCGCTCGATGAGTTCCTCGTTGCCGACGTAGACCGGCGTGCGCTGGTGGAGTTCCGCCACGTCGGCGTCCAGTAGCGAGGTTTCGCCGTTCGAGGACGCGCCGCCCGCCGACTCCACGATGTACGCGATGGGGTTGCCCTCGAACTGGAGGCGCAACTTGCCCTCGGGTCGCGACCGGAGTTCCGGGTAGGCGAAGACGCCGCCGTAGGTCACGACCTGATTCACGTCGCCTATCATCGCCCCGCCGTAGCGGAGTTTGAGTTCGTCCTCGATTTCTCGGGCGTAGTCGGCGAACCGGTCGGTCCAGTCGGGCACGCGCCCGCCGAACCCGTAGACCGTCGGGTCCTCGGGCAAGGTCACGTCCTCGCGGACCGCGCGCCGGCGGACCTCGCCGTCCTCTCGCGCCTCCGCTGTCTGCTCGCGGCTATCGCCGCTCGAACGGTCCGAGGCGCTTCGCGCCTCGCTCTCTATCACGTACTCCGTGACCTCGCCGTCGCGGGCGGCCACCATCGTCGTGATGGGACCGTAGAGGACGTACGCCGCGGCCACGAGGTCCCGGCCCGACGCCGGGAGTTCGGCGTCGTAGACCCCGAGGATGGTCCCCATCGAGTTGTTCGACCGGAGGTTCGACGACCCGTCGAGAGGGTCGACGGCGACGGCGTACTCCCCGTCGCCCGCGTCCACGACTTCGTCGCGCTCCTCGCTGGCGAACTGGCCGACGCCCTCGATGGCGGTCAGACGCTCGGCGAGCAACTCGTCGGCCCACACGTCGGCCGCCAGTTGGGTCTCGCCGGAGGCGTTCTCGCCGCCGGTCTTCGTGCGTCGCCCCGCGAGTCCGCCCCGGATTTCCGGGGCCGACCGGGCGACGACCGCGAGGGCCTCACCGATAGCGTCGTCGGTCTCCGCGGTCGGCGATTCGGGGCCGCTCATTCGTCGAGCGCTTCGTC
Encoded proteins:
- a CDS encoding DUF4352 domain-containing protein yields the protein MQRRKLIAALGAGLFAGCTGSESTTPTTDGTSATPTTAAEEAGTDATTGSESATETDSASAKAIRVGERVDDEQMSMVVRGVEKTEQLGEFSKASSGNTFVVVRLAVKNTTTDAYLDFSGFLQTRLKDGSDYTYDQTITASGRTFTGGQLVPGEVARGDLVYEVPKDASGLTLQFDFQAVSFLTLDRVSVDLESAASSADDLKQNLQVDVHSEGDAVSNGGVEVMVNGVEFTEQLGDLTSAGEGKEFAVVDIATTNGTGKAQNISTALQMLAKDGRGRTYPMSVGAAASLDRSYDQTSALADGETRRGKVAYEVPKGVSPLYWAFEFSLWTNGDKTFWKLR
- a CDS encoding EamA family transporter, yielding MVGSGIWYATVSALLWGGYLFGLKRYFSEFSPAVVIVAANAAGVAWYLPVVLFAPADGPAFGELTLPALALVALVLVASAAAYLALLYALSAGDVSYVAPLGKLVPVFTLPLEVLLVGERLTLPQVVGVGFATLAVYLANYQRTGPLAPIRRAATHRPAQLALGSAALYGGVDVGTRVLLQGVGIRADVWVLVYTGGVGAVLLPVAARRWPDEFAPAVPKFVALGAVVAVATHTMTRAFAVLPASVVSPILNTQAIVAVVLGGLLLGEDRFALRLAAGAVAIVGISLIAFG
- a CDS encoding class 1 fructose-bisphosphatase, whose product is MSGPESPTAETDDAIGEALAVVARSAPEIRGGLAGRRTKTGGENASGETQLAADVWADELLAERLTAIEGVGQFASEERDEVVDAGDGEYAVAVDPLDGSSNLRSNNSMGTILGVYDAELPASGRDLVAAAYVLYGPITTMVAARDGEVTEYVIESEARSASDRSSGDSREQTAEAREDGEVRRRAVREDVTLPEDPTVYGFGGRVPDWTDRFADYAREIEDELKLRYGGAMIGDVNQVVTYGGVFAYPELRSRPEGKLRLQFEGNPIAYIVESAGGASSNGETSLLDADVAELHQRTPVYVGNEELIERLEAGF
- the gfo6 gene encoding D-xylose 1-dehydrogenase Gfo6, translated to MDLDAHFEEFAARDWQTAEEGTVRVALVGLGEFARDHVLPAVAGDAGGPTDRTSFCEVTALVSGSPEKAESVADEYGVETVLDYDEFEAGEGVDAFDAVYVAGPNALHLDYARTAADHGKHVLCEKPIEASADRAREMVRACEDAGVTLMVGYRPQVEPATRRLRGLIRDGALGDPVAFHGWFTGHILEQGGPDQWRLDPDLAGGGALMDVGVYPLNAVRFLFGSDPVAAQATTSTPDAEFEGVDEHVAFQLEFPEGETASCTASYRAQDDDRLRVVGTEGQAALNPAFNSEINPTLTLEVGDERVEYTGPYVNEVAEEFDYFAHCVLTDTRPEPDGRDSVADMEAVEAIYESAETGRQVEVGETES
- a CDS encoding acyl-CoA carboxylase subunit beta, with product MRVRVSDGATDEEASAIAEALAQHVRDEVEVFVGDADAPAVVREAPAGAPGPAAEATAEAIAESDDLGPTEREAALWDEIEDIELGGPEKYKQRLEEQGKLFVRDRLDLWFGEDGLLFEDGKFANFDAWHPDSPEVDAEENGDRLPGDGLLTGAAEFEGRELHFMANDFTVKAGSMAEKGVEKFLRMQQRALKNGKPVLYLMDSSGGRIDQQTGFFANREGIGKYYYNHSMLSGAVPQICVLYGPCIAGAAYTPVFADFTIMVRDMSAMAIASPRMVKMVTGEDIELEELGGPDVHAKKSGSADLVADDEEHARQLVADLVSYLPDSADEKPPRTEGKPPVKSPEGIDSVVPQEPNKGYDMTDVIDRVVDEDSYFELKPEYGEEIITAFARIDGRPVGIVANQPAHRAGAIFPDAAEKAAEFIWTCDAYEIPLLYLCDTPGFMAGSQVEEDAILEKGKKFIYATSSATVPKQTVVVRKAYGAGIYAMGGPAYDPESIIGLPSGEIAIMGPEAAINAVYARKLSEIDDEEERAQMEQELREEYREDIDIHRMASEVVVDEIVPPSTLRTELENRFEFYEGVEKDLPDKKHGTIL